In Streptococcus parauberis NCFD 2020, the sequence TTGGTCAAGGTAAATTAGCAACCTTACCAAATGGGGCTTGGATTGTCGATAAAAAACAAGAAACAAGTATGAAAGACGTATTTGCCATTGGCGATTGTGCAACTATCTACGACAACGCCCGTCAAGATGTTAACTACATCGCCCTAGCATCAAATGCAGTTCGGACAGGTATTGTTGCTGCTCATAATGCTTGTGGTCATGAATTAGAGGGCGCAGGCGTACAAGGCTCAAATGGTATTTCGATTTATGGGTTGAACATGGTTTCGACTGGATTGACACTAGCCAAAGCTAAAGATGCAGGGTATAATGCATTAGAGACTGGTTTTAATGATTTACAGAAGCCAGAATTTATCAAACATGGTAACCACGAAGTGGCTATTAAAATTGTCTACGACAAAGATAGTCGTGTCGTATTAGGTTGTCAAATGGTTTCAAAAGAGGATATCTCTATGGGGATTCACATGTTCTCATTAGCCATCCAAGAAAAAGTTACAATTGAAAAATTAGCCTTAATGGATATCTTCTTCCTACCACACTTTAATAAACCATACAACTACATTACAATGGCGGCATTATCTGCTAAGTAATAGCCCTAGAAATGAGGAACAGATGAGGCAATTAGTCTTAAATATCGCCATTAGCTTAGATGGTTATATTGCAAGAGAGGATGGGTCTTATGATTGGATTGAAGGGCATGGGACAGAACAATTTGATACCCCCTTGCAATTTGATAACTCAGGCTTTTTTGCCTCATGTGACACGATTATAATGGGACGCAAAGCCTATGATGACTGCCCACTGGAAATGATCGACTATCATGAAATGAAACAATTTTATGTGGCAACTCATCAGCAAAGACTTTCGGACAGACCAAATCTTCACTTTACCTCATCTATTTTAGAAAATGTTAAAAGCCTGAAAGCAGAAGAAGGCGGACCAATTTGGTTATTTGGAGGCGCTGATTTGGTCCAATTGATGATCGATCATGATATGATAGACCAGTACATTATTGGCATCATCCCAACAATCCTCGGAAAAGGCCGACCTTTATTCAAAGGTAATGACCAAGAACACAAATTAAAACTGATAGAATCCACTGTCACTGATGGCATCGCCATGCTAAGGTATAACAGGAGATAAAAAAAGAACGACAATTTTAATTGTCGTTCTTTTCTAATTAGTTCTTAGCTGCTGAAGCGAATTCTTCTTTTTGGAAAGCTTCGTCTATAATAGCTTTTAGTTGTTTTGCAGAAGCCTGCATTTTTTGTAATTCAGCATCATTCAATGGAATGTTTACTGGACGAACAATACCGTATGCACCAATGATAGCAGGTTGACCGATATAACAATCAGTTACACCTTCATATTGACCTTCTTGGAAAACAGAAAGTGGAAGTACAGCATTTTCATCATCAAGGATAGCTTTAGTAATACGAGCTAAGGCAACTGCGATTCCGTAGAATGTTGCACCTTTTTTGTTGATGATTGAATAAGCAGCATCACGAACTGAAATAAAGAGATCTAAAAGACCTGCTTCGTCGATGTCGCGGTTATCTTGTAACCATTGTTCTAATTTAACACCGGCAACGTTAGCGTGTGACCAAACAGCAAATTCTGAGTCACCGTGTTCACCCATGATATAAGCATGGACAGAACGAGCGTCGACACCGATTTTATCTGAAAGAGCTTGACGAAAACGAGCTGAGTCAAGTGAAGTACCTGATCCGATAACACGTTCTTTAGGGAATCCTGAGAATTTCCAAGTAGAATAAGTTAGGACGTCAACTGGGTTAGCAGCAACTAAGAAGATACCAGAGAAACCTGAGTCAACGATTGCTGTTACGACCTCTTTATTGATACGTAAGTTTTTTTCAACCAAGTCAAGACGAGTTTCACCTGGTTTTTGTGGAGCACCAGCAGTAAGTACTACTAAGTCAGCATCATGACAGTCTGAGTAGTCAGCTGCATAGATTTTTTTGGGTGATGTGAATGCAAGAGCGTGGCTTAAATCTTCTGCATCACCTTGAGTTTTTTCTTTGAAAATATCAATAATTCCAAGTTCTTGAGCGATATTTTGTGTTACTAATGCAAATGCATATGAAGAACCAACGGCACCATCACCGACCAAGATAACTTTTTTATGTTGTTTAGTTAAAGTCATTTCTAAACATCTCCTTAATTTTTTTAGAGGGAAGCCCCATACAACTTAATTTTAGCATTTTGAAAATTGTTTGTCACTTAAATCACGAAAAAAGTGAAAATTGTTTTCTGAAAGGGGTTCCAATTCGCAAAAATATTGATTTTGTGCTATAATTAAATAGAGTTTGGACTAGAAAAGGAGCATTCCTTAGATGCAAGATAGAAATTTAATTGACGTAAATCTGACAAAGGAAATGAAAACATCTTTCATTGACTATGCCATGAGTGTAATCGTGGCCAGAGCTTTGCCGGATGTGCGTGATGGGTTGAAACCAGTTCATCGTCGTATTTTATACGGAATGAATGAACTAGGTGTAACACCGGATAAGCCCCATAAAAAATCGGCCCGTATCACCGGGGATGTAATGGGTAAATACCATCCACATGGCGATTCATCAATTTATGAAGCTATGGTCAGAATGGCCCAATGGTGGTCATACCGCCATATGCTTGTTGATGGCCATGGAAATTTCGGTTCTATGGATGGTGATGGTGCCGCTGCGCAACGTTATACTGAAGCAAGAATGAGCAAAATTGCCCTTGAAATGCTTCGTGATATTAATAAAAACACAGTAGACTTTCAAGAAAACTATGATGGTAGTGAACGTGAACCATTAGTTTTACCTGCTCGATTCCCTAACTTATTAGTTAATGGGGCAACTGGTATTGCTGTTGGGATGGCGACAAATATTCCTCCTCATAATTTGGGTGAGTCAATCGATGCCGTTAAATTAGTCATGGAAAATCCTGAAGTTACAACTCGTGACTTAATGGAAGTTATCCCTGGACCTGACTTCCCAACAGGAGCCATGGTAATGGGACGTTCTGGTATCCATAGAGCATATGATACTGGACGTGGTTCAATTGTCCTGCGCTCTCGGACTGAAATTGAAACAACTAAAAATGGCCGTGAACGTATTGTGGTTACTGAATTCCCTTATGGGGTTAATAAAACAAAAGTTCATGAGCACATTGTTCGTCTAGCTCAAGATAAACGTATCGAAGGGATTACAG encodes:
- a CDS encoding dihydrofolate reductase family protein, translated to MRQLVLNIAISLDGYIAREDGSYDWIEGHGTEQFDTPLQFDNSGFFASCDTIIMGRKAYDDCPLEMIDYHEMKQFYVATHQQRLSDRPNLHFTSSILENVKSLKAEEGGPIWLFGGADLVQLMIDHDMIDQYIIGIIPTILGKGRPLFKGNDQEHKLKLIESTVTDGIAMLRYNRR
- a CDS encoding L-lactate dehydrogenase translates to MTLTKQHKKVILVGDGAVGSSYAFALVTQNIAQELGIIDIFKEKTQGDAEDLSHALAFTSPKKIYAADYSDCHDADLVVLTAGAPQKPGETRLDLVEKNLRINKEVVTAIVDSGFSGIFLVAANPVDVLTYSTWKFSGFPKERVIGSGTSLDSARFRQALSDKIGVDARSVHAYIMGEHGDSEFAVWSHANVAGVKLEQWLQDNRDIDEAGLLDLFISVRDAAYSIINKKGATFYGIAVALARITKAILDDENAVLPLSVFQEGQYEGVTDCYIGQPAIIGAYGIVRPVNIPLNDAELQKMQASAKQLKAIIDEAFQKEEFASAAKN